The proteins below come from a single Podarcis muralis chromosome 8, rPodMur119.hap1.1, whole genome shotgun sequence genomic window:
- the ELF1 gene encoding ETS-related transcription factor Elf-1 isoform X2 has product MITENSLDVAEEEIIEDDDITLTVEASCQNGDETMQTIEAAEALLNMDSPGPMLDEKRSTHGFGMEEDVDLGPITHVSVTLDGIPEVMEVHQIQDAFAESPSTLALEQPKKRKGKKPKAPRPESPTLTPNISVKKKSKDGKGNTIYLWEFLLALLQDKATCPKYIKWTQREKGIFKLVDSKAVSRLWGKHKNKPDMNYETMGRALRYYYQRGILAKVEGQRLVYQFKEMPKDLVYIDDEDPSLSTDSPDSSLQSAPVGNRNQMGRSKTSSNMAQKGTSAAVLKTPVNSKSARLKQPIENFQQQLPTVTSEVLRTVQPSQPVHPTQLYRTVHLMHPVQPIPEGHTAVSSNMLEENIRTIQAPSQVPVVVSPGNHQQLHTVTLQTVPLTTVIASADPTSTTTPQKFILQAIPTSQPMTVLKENIMLQSPKPVSPPSSIVFSPAQVHQVLTSNVQTICNGTVNMASSPSFSTATPVVTFTPSNSHVVAQPSNTVITSVIKAPEMKPTVIQGVIKSEAEDNTVEECKHSEQGFQQQPLMVVVSNSNGFPSSVQIKQESEQLEQSSYK; this is encoded by the exons ATGATAACAGAGAACTCGCTGGATGTTGCAGAAGAAGAAATTATAGAAGATGATGATATCACCCTTACAG TTGAAGCGTCTTGTCAGAATGGAGATGAAACAATGCAAACCATCGAAGCTGCTGAAGCTCTTCTTAATATGGATTCTCCTGGTCCAATGCTGGATGAGAAGAGATCAA CCCATGGGTTTGGGATGGAGGAGGATGTTGACCTTGGTCCTATAACTCATGTGTCAGTCACACTAGATGGGATTCCAGAGGTGATGGAAGTTCACCAAATCCAAGATGCATTTGCTGAATCCCCAAGCACTCTAGCACTTGAGCaaccaaaaaagagaaaag GGAAGAAACCCAAAGCTCCGCGACCAGAATCTCCTACTCTGACTCCAAACATATcagtgaaaaagaaaagcaaagatgGGAAGG gaaacacaatttacctttGGGAGTTCTTGCTAGCTCTGCTTCAGGACAAAGCCACTTGTCCGAAGTACATAAAATGGACTCAGAGGGAAAAGGGCATTTTTAAGCTTGTGGATTCCAAGGCCGTGTCGAGGTTGTGGGGAAAGCACAAAAACAAACCCGATATGAATTATGAAACAATGGGCAGGGCTCTCAG ATATTATTACCAAAGAGGCATTCTGGCCAAAGTAGAAGGACAACGTTTGGTGTATCAGTTTAAAGAAATGCCAAAAGACCTTGTTTACATAGATGATGAAGATCCAAGTTTGAGTACAGATTCCCCTGATTCATCTTTACAATCAGCACCTGTTGGTAATAGAAACCAAATGGGCAGGTCTAAAACATCTTCAAACATGGCACAAAAAGGAacatctgctgctgttttaaagacTCCAGTCAACTCCAAGTCTGCCAGGCTTAAGCAGCCCATTGAAAATTTTCAACAGCAGCTGCCCACCGTGACATCAGAAGTGTTGAGGACGGTGCAGCCTAGTCAGCCAGTCCATCCAACTCAGCTTTATCGGACAGTTCATTTAATGCACCCCGTGCAACCCATTCCAGaaggacacacagctgtgagcagTAACATGCTGGAGGAGAACATAAG GACTATCCAAGCCCCAAGCCAAGTTCCGGTTGTTGTGTCTCCAGGGAATCACCAGCAGCTGCATACAGTAACACTCCAGACAGTGCCTCTAACCACAGTGATAGCCAGCGCAGATCCAACATCCACCACAACACCCCAAAAGTTTATTCTACAAGCCATCCCAACTTCACAGCCCATGACTGTGCTTAAAGAGAACATTATGCTGCAGTCTCCCAAGCCAGTCTCTCCTCCTTCATCCATTGTCTTCAGTCCTGCTCAGGTTCACCAAGTTCTCACCAGCAACGTGCAGACCATTTGCAATGGAACAGTCAACATGGCTTCTTCTCCATCCTTCAGCACTGCTACCCCGGTGGTAACTTTTACGCCCAGCAATTCACACGTTGTTGCTCAGCCGTCCAACACTGTGATCACTTCCGTCATTAAAGCTCCAGAAATGAAACCAACTGTTATACAAGGAGTGATAAAATCAGAGGCAGAGGATAACACAGTGGAAGAATGCAAACACTCAGAGCAAGGCTTCCAACAGCAGCCTTTGATGGTGGTGGTATCCAACTCCAATGGATTTCCCTCTTCTGTGCAAATTAAGCAAGAAAGTGAACAGTTGGAGCAAAGTTCATACAAGtaa
- the ELF1 gene encoding ETS-related transcription factor Elf-1 isoform X1, with protein sequence MAAAVQQNDLMFEFASNVMEDEQQLGDPSIFPAVIVEHVPSADLLNNYSGLSCVAEPSDMITENSLDVAEEEIIEDDDITLTVEASCQNGDETMQTIEAAEALLNMDSPGPMLDEKRSTHGFGMEEDVDLGPITHVSVTLDGIPEVMEVHQIQDAFAESPSTLALEQPKKRKGKKPKAPRPESPTLTPNISVKKKSKDGKGNTIYLWEFLLALLQDKATCPKYIKWTQREKGIFKLVDSKAVSRLWGKHKNKPDMNYETMGRALRYYYQRGILAKVEGQRLVYQFKEMPKDLVYIDDEDPSLSTDSPDSSLQSAPVGNRNQMGRSKTSSNMAQKGTSAAVLKTPVNSKSARLKQPIENFQQQLPTVTSEVLRTVQPSQPVHPTQLYRTVHLMHPVQPIPEGHTAVSSNMLEENIRTIQAPSQVPVVVSPGNHQQLHTVTLQTVPLTTVIASADPTSTTTPQKFILQAIPTSQPMTVLKENIMLQSPKPVSPPSSIVFSPAQVHQVLTSNVQTICNGTVNMASSPSFSTATPVVTFTPSNSHVVAQPSNTVITSVIKAPEMKPTVIQGVIKSEAEDNTVEECKHSEQGFQQQPLMVVVSNSNGFPSSVQIKQESEQLEQSSYK encoded by the exons CTGGGTGATCCATCAATCTTTCCTGCTGTCATTGTGGAACATGTACCCAGTGCAGATCTCCTGAACAATTACTCTGGTTTGTCCTGTGTTGCTGAACCCAGCGACATGATAACAGAGAACTCGCTGGATGTTGCAGAAGAAGAAATTATAGAAGATGATGATATCACCCTTACAG TTGAAGCGTCTTGTCAGAATGGAGATGAAACAATGCAAACCATCGAAGCTGCTGAAGCTCTTCTTAATATGGATTCTCCTGGTCCAATGCTGGATGAGAAGAGATCAA CCCATGGGTTTGGGATGGAGGAGGATGTTGACCTTGGTCCTATAACTCATGTGTCAGTCACACTAGATGGGATTCCAGAGGTGATGGAAGTTCACCAAATCCAAGATGCATTTGCTGAATCCCCAAGCACTCTAGCACTTGAGCaaccaaaaaagagaaaag GGAAGAAACCCAAAGCTCCGCGACCAGAATCTCCTACTCTGACTCCAAACATATcagtgaaaaagaaaagcaaagatgGGAAGG gaaacacaatttacctttGGGAGTTCTTGCTAGCTCTGCTTCAGGACAAAGCCACTTGTCCGAAGTACATAAAATGGACTCAGAGGGAAAAGGGCATTTTTAAGCTTGTGGATTCCAAGGCCGTGTCGAGGTTGTGGGGAAAGCACAAAAACAAACCCGATATGAATTATGAAACAATGGGCAGGGCTCTCAG ATATTATTACCAAAGAGGCATTCTGGCCAAAGTAGAAGGACAACGTTTGGTGTATCAGTTTAAAGAAATGCCAAAAGACCTTGTTTACATAGATGATGAAGATCCAAGTTTGAGTACAGATTCCCCTGATTCATCTTTACAATCAGCACCTGTTGGTAATAGAAACCAAATGGGCAGGTCTAAAACATCTTCAAACATGGCACAAAAAGGAacatctgctgctgttttaaagacTCCAGTCAACTCCAAGTCTGCCAGGCTTAAGCAGCCCATTGAAAATTTTCAACAGCAGCTGCCCACCGTGACATCAGAAGTGTTGAGGACGGTGCAGCCTAGTCAGCCAGTCCATCCAACTCAGCTTTATCGGACAGTTCATTTAATGCACCCCGTGCAACCCATTCCAGaaggacacacagctgtgagcagTAACATGCTGGAGGAGAACATAAG GACTATCCAAGCCCCAAGCCAAGTTCCGGTTGTTGTGTCTCCAGGGAATCACCAGCAGCTGCATACAGTAACACTCCAGACAGTGCCTCTAACCACAGTGATAGCCAGCGCAGATCCAACATCCACCACAACACCCCAAAAGTTTATTCTACAAGCCATCCCAACTTCACAGCCCATGACTGTGCTTAAAGAGAACATTATGCTGCAGTCTCCCAAGCCAGTCTCTCCTCCTTCATCCATTGTCTTCAGTCCTGCTCAGGTTCACCAAGTTCTCACCAGCAACGTGCAGACCATTTGCAATGGAACAGTCAACATGGCTTCTTCTCCATCCTTCAGCACTGCTACCCCGGTGGTAACTTTTACGCCCAGCAATTCACACGTTGTTGCTCAGCCGTCCAACACTGTGATCACTTCCGTCATTAAAGCTCCAGAAATGAAACCAACTGTTATACAAGGAGTGATAAAATCAGAGGCAGAGGATAACACAGTGGAAGAATGCAAACACTCAGAGCAAGGCTTCCAACAGCAGCCTTTGATGGTGGTGGTATCCAACTCCAATGGATTTCCCTCTTCTGTGCAAATTAAGCAAGAAAGTGAACAGTTGGAGCAAAGTTCATACAAGtaa